Part of the Vicinamibacterales bacterium genome, GATGGCGAGGCCGAGGCACACGGACGCATGCGGTGGACGGCGGTGCTCGCGGCACTCCGGCGGCTTGCGCCCGTGGACCGCGCACTGCTCGTCCTGGCGCTCGAGGGCGCCAGCCAGCAGGACATCGCGGACGTGCTCGGCATCTCAGCCAATGCCGCGGGTGTCAAGCTGCACCGCGCGCGCCGCAGGCTCGCCGAGATTCTGGAGGCGTGACATGGACTTCAATGGCATCCAGGACGCGTGGTCGCACCAGCCAGATCCCGGGGCGGCTCGCACCGACGACGAGTTGATTCACCTGGTCGTGTCGCGCGATCGGTCGCTCCGGCGTCGAGTCAAGGTCCGCGACTTCATCGAGTTGGGCACGGCGGTCACCATGGCGGCCGGGTTCGTCTGGGTGGCCACACAAGCCGCCGTCCGCTGGCCGTGGATCGCCGCCGCCGTCGTGACGCTCGCGGTGGGTGGTGTCTTCGTCAGAGAGCGACTGCGGCGCCCGCCACCCGCCCAGCAGGCGACAGAGCTGCGCGCCAGCCTGCAACAGGCGTTGGGGGAGGTCGATCACCAGGTCCGGCTCCTCGGTTCGGTATTCTGGTGGTACCTCCTGCCCCTCGGTGCCGTGGTGGTTCTCATCGTTGTCGGTACGTGGCTCGGCGCGCGCGCCGAGATGGACGCGGCGGTCTGGGCCAGGGCGCGCTGGTTGTTCATGCTGTCGTTCGCCGCCGTGCTCCTTGTTACCGGTGGCCTGTATTGGTTGGTCTGGTGGGGGAACATGCGAGTGGTGCGGCGCCACCTCCTCCCGCAACGTGATGAGATCGTCGAGTCGCTCCGCCAACTGTCCGTGGACGAGGAGGAGGGGTGTCAATGAACAGTGCGAGGCTTCGAGTGTTCGGGCTTCCGTTGGCGGTCGTGGCGGCGACCGTGGCCGTGACGGTCGGTTCGTCCCGTGCCGAGGAACAATCGATCGCGTCACGCCTCGAGACGATCCGGGCGGCGGCGAACGTTCCTGCGGTGGGCGGTGCGGTGTTCCGTTCGGCCGGGGCGCCCGAGTTGGCGGTAGTGGGCGTACGTCGCATTGGGAATCCGGTAACCGTCACCGCCGGGGACCTGTGGCACATCGGCTCGCTCACCAAGTCGTTCACATCCGCGCTCGTCGCGACGTTCGTGGAGCGGGGTCAGCTCTCGTGGACCGCAACACTCGGCGACCTGCTGGGCGCAGAACGGGCCCGCAAGTTCGCTCCGGTCACGCTGACACAGCTTCTGAGCCACCGTGCGGGGCTGCCAGCCAACGTGCCGCCGCTCATCACGGCGGTCTTCGCTCAGTCCTCCATGCCCGTGACCGAGCAACGCCAACACCTGCTCGACGCGATGATGAGCAGCGAACCAGCGTCTGCGCCGGGCGAGACCTTCAGGTATTCGAACGTCGGCTACATCGTGGCGGGCGCAATGCTCGAGGCGCGGACCGGGCGATCCTGGGAGGACATGCTTCGGAGCGAGGTGCTCGCGCCGCTGTCGCTCACCAGCGCGGGATTCGGTCCGCCGGGCGTGTCGGACGTCGTGTCGCAGCCGCGCGGCCATCGCAACCAGCCGGGCACCGGCCTCGTATCGGTCGAGCCAGGGCCGGCCGCCGACAACCCGCCGTTCCTCGGCCCGGCCGGCACGCTGCACATGAGCATCGCGGACCTCGCGCGCTGGGGGCAGGCCCACCTCAGGGGCGAACGTGGCCAGGACGGGTTTCTCCGCGCTGCGACGTTCCGCCACCTGCACCAGCCGCCGCGACCGGAGGCCGACTACGCACTGGGCTGGGTCGTGCGCACCGACGGCGCACGGCGCATCCTCTGGCACAACGGGTCGAACACGATGTGGTACGCGGTCGTCGTCTTCGAAGCGGACGCGGATCGCGGCGTCGTGCTCGCGACCAACGGGGGAATCGGCGCGGCGCGGGCGATCGACGCCGCGGCCATGCAGTTGCTGGCGGAGTCAGCTGGCGCGTTCCGGTGA contains:
- a CDS encoding serine hydrolase domain-containing protein, encoding MNSARLRVFGLPLAVVAATVAVTVGSSRAEEQSIASRLETIRAAANVPAVGGAVFRSAGAPELAVVGVRRIGNPVTVTAGDLWHIGSLTKSFTSALVATFVERGQLSWTATLGDLLGAERARKFAPVTLTQLLSHRAGLPANVPPLITAVFAQSSMPVTEQRQHLLDAMMSSEPASAPGETFRYSNVGYIVAGAMLEARTGRSWEDMLRSEVLAPLSLTSAGFGPPGVSDVVSQPRGHRNQPGTGLVSVEPGPAADNPPFLGPAGTLHMSIADLARWGQAHLRGERGQDGFLRAATFRHLHQPPRPEADYALGWVVRTDGARRILWHNGSNTMWYAVVVFEADADRGVVLATNGGIGAARAIDAAAMQLLAESAGAFR